Proteins found in one Kangiella sediminilitoris genomic segment:
- a CDS encoding DUF4097 family beta strand repeat-containing protein — MKTVKKWLGTVSMIALGLSSLAVTADESKSFSETYDFSENGSINLDNINGNIEVTGWDKEEILLEYTITADDEDDLDNIKVEIEHSEDDFDVEVDIDSGGFMSWGGSSGEVSFTLKVPHGVTLDSIESVNGNIEIEDVSGEIKAETVNGKIVIKNTAQDVKFGTVNGDVEVVVDTLSRSARIKGDSVNGDIDIYLPENDGFELSSDTVNGDLSNDFDIEVDEGEFVGADMNGEYKSGGASLKFDTVNGDISIHKK, encoded by the coding sequence ATGAAAACAGTTAAGAAATGGTTGGGAACGGTTTCAATGATAGCCTTGGGGCTTTCTTCGTTAGCAGTAACGGCTGATGAGTCAAAGTCATTCTCAGAAACTTATGATTTCTCAGAAAACGGTAGTATTAATCTGGATAACATCAACGGGAATATTGAAGTGACCGGCTGGGATAAGGAAGAAATCCTGCTGGAGTATACTATTACTGCTGATGATGAAGACGACCTGGACAATATTAAGGTTGAGATTGAACACAGTGAAGACGATTTTGATGTCGAGGTTGATATTGATTCCGGTGGTTTTATGAGCTGGGGAGGAAGCTCTGGTGAAGTATCTTTTACTTTAAAGGTGCCTCATGGTGTGACATTGGATTCTATTGAGTCGGTTAATGGCAATATTGAAATTGAAGATGTTTCTGGAGAAATTAAAGCCGAGACAGTGAATGGTAAAATTGTTATCAAAAATACTGCGCAGGACGTGAAGTTTGGTACTGTAAATGGTGACGTTGAAGTTGTCGTGGATACGTTAAGCCGCTCAGCACGAATCAAGGGCGACAGCGTCAATGGTGATATTGATATTTACTTGCCTGAGAATGACGGCTTTGAGTTAAGCTCTGATACAGTCAATGGAGACCTGTCGAACGACTTTGATATCGAAGTTGATGAAGGTGAATTTGTTGGTGCTGACATGAACGGTGAGTATAAGTCAGGCGGCGCTTCATTGAAGTTTGATACGGTTAACGGCGATATCAGTATTCACAAGAAGTAG